The Megasphaera stantonii genome includes a window with the following:
- a CDS encoding helix-turn-helix domain-containing protein, which translates to MKKESYSLVLKELLNFSQIKYAALSHAIGYDLSYVSKWTTGIRLPAAKNVDRINQEIARFLSEIIIKQNNLEAFAEHFLGRESIEQENVAFEIYQSLSCAYRSSLECKKGVSISNITDDKIVLGKAECFAFLQKIIKEKLEESTVPPTIIITGEFFNLAKNHFWQIFYDIKLNHWPCDIHVFLDLSELEKGAIGAAEILFQCLNDLLNYDFTIYEKKSNAYNNIIAINNEFVIFYSVNAAGEIEICTSSADLKQAHSVYTKCKQFMASQPVILEPKQTLGMTRFGFRDQFYASQKFFFFCVNGFEFLLPDEVFNSMIEKAKVGNLGMADVEWVQRVQNLFKNLLEKVPLRFMLPTNSIVRYLETGNINLTDFPYQMTIEERKLHIKHVLKLIQSNPNITFGVLLPTTEKYSGTNFINLSFNTSYSTGFLKKNIQLIHPDTLPIYFIKNTMLLNSFQAYFDNLTKSKHYKEYTAKELEELYKKYYFLIEFLFKE; encoded by the coding sequence ATGAAAAAAGAAAGTTATTCTTTGGTGTTAAAGGAGTTGCTTAATTTTTCACAGATTAAATATGCAGCCCTATCTCATGCCATTGGCTATGATTTGTCATATGTTAGTAAATGGACGACAGGGATTCGCCTGCCAGCAGCTAAAAATGTAGATCGAATTAATCAAGAGATTGCCCGGTTTCTTTCAGAAATTATCATTAAGCAAAATAACTTAGAAGCTTTTGCTGAACATTTTTTAGGCAGAGAATCAATTGAACAAGAAAATGTAGCCTTTGAAATTTATCAGAGCCTTAGTTGTGCGTACCGCAGTTCTTTAGAGTGTAAAAAAGGGGTTAGCATCTCTAATATTACTGATGATAAAATTGTTTTGGGAAAAGCGGAATGCTTTGCTTTTTTGCAAAAAATAATCAAAGAAAAGTTAGAAGAAAGTACTGTACCGCCAACTATCATCATTACAGGAGAATTCTTCAATTTGGCTAAAAATCACTTTTGGCAGATTTTTTATGACATTAAATTAAATCATTGGCCTTGCGATATACATGTATTTTTAGACCTTTCTGAATTGGAAAAGGGTGCGATTGGCGCGGCTGAAATATTGTTTCAATGTTTGAACGATTTGCTGAATTATGATTTTACTATATATGAAAAGAAATCTAATGCTTATAATAATATAATTGCAATCAATAATGAATTTGTTATTTTTTATAGTGTGAACGCAGCTGGTGAAATTGAAATTTGTACATCAAGTGCTGATTTAAAGCAAGCTCATTCAGTATATACAAAATGCAAGCAATTTATGGCGAGTCAGCCCGTTATTTTGGAGCCGAAGCAGACATTGGGAATGACGCGGTTTGGATTTCGCGATCAATTCTACGCTTCACAAAAATTTTTCTTTTTTTGCGTGAACGGCTTTGAATTTCTCCTTCCTGACGAGGTATTCAATTCGATGATTGAGAAGGCAAAAGTCGGCAATTTGGGAATGGCCGACGTGGAATGGGTTCAAAGAGTTCAAAATCTTTTCAAGAATCTCTTGGAAAAAGTACCGCTGCGATTTATGCTGCCTACTAATTCGATTGTTAGATATTTGGAAACGGGAAATATTAATTTAACCGATTTTCCCTATCAAATGACAATTGAGGAACGAAAGCTTCATATTAAACATGTATTGAAGTTGATTCAATCCAATCCTAATATTACGTTCGGCGTATTACTGCCTACAACGGAGAAATATAGCGGCACTAATTTTATAAATTTGTCGTTTAACACGAGTTATTCTACAGGATTTTTAAAGAAGAACATCCAGCTGATTCATCCGGACACCTTGCCGATATATTTTATCAAAAATACGATGCTGTTAAATTCATTCCAGGCATATTTTGATAATCTGACAAAGTCAAAGCATTATAAAGAATATACTGCGAAAGAACTAGAAGAGCTATATAAAAAATACTATTTTTTAATTGAGTTTTTATTTAAGGAATAG
- a CDS encoding autotransporter outer membrane beta-barrel domain-containing protein, which translates to MLRQREKKGLAVICLLVNFTISVHAAESSDWRQTAYSIAAGQIGAVNAYRIEDDLIWRRIDDSRFAAFKGMQLPTDASDWSVKFFYRSDVFPRYGSASLSQDYSSMQLGYEAGRVWNWRGGTMRQGLFYLSGSSNAYLSSYDSGDISYGGASSAMKKYGAAWYTSWEGADSHRIEGVFRVTSLRNHLSYTDEAGQSRSESYRTWMPALGLRWYQTKFAADSFFWEPQVGVSFGYMNLPSVGTTAVYTPKNQTLLTGKAGLMAGKTYRIRGNEGLAYGRFEVQRDFTGPLYGEGKNVQSGDSASVSLGSGPSSWYNMTVGTSFTMGQGNTIWGELTRRFGPDMKQTWSVTGGLVLRWGGAKKEDREEFKKLKEDERSLKHDKDANKEAKK; encoded by the coding sequence ATGCTCAGACAGCGGGAAAAGAAAGGGCTTGCGGTCATTTGCCTTCTTGTCAATTTCACCATTTCTGTTCATGCTGCCGAATCCAGCGACTGGCGGCAGACTGCCTATTCTATTGCGGCCGGGCAGATTGGGGCCGTCAACGCTTACCGCATAGAGGACGACTTGATATGGCGGCGCATTGACGACAGCCGGTTTGCGGCATTTAAAGGCATGCAGCTGCCGACGGATGCCTCGGACTGGTCGGTAAAGTTTTTCTACCGCAGCGACGTATTTCCCCGCTATGGCAGCGCCTCGCTGTCCCAGGATTACAGCTCCATGCAGCTGGGCTACGAAGCGGGGCGCGTGTGGAATTGGCGCGGCGGCACGATGCGGCAGGGGCTGTTTTACTTGTCGGGGTCTTCGAACGCGTATTTGAGCAGCTATGACTCCGGCGATATATCGTACGGCGGCGCGTCGTCGGCCATGAAGAAATACGGCGCGGCTTGGTACACGTCGTGGGAGGGCGCGGACTCCCACCGCATAGAAGGCGTGTTTCGAGTGACGAGCCTGCGGAATCACTTGTCTTATACGGACGAGGCCGGCCAGAGCCGGTCGGAATCGTATCGGACGTGGATGCCGGCGCTGGGCCTGCGCTGGTACCAGACGAAGTTTGCCGCAGACAGCTTCTTTTGGGAGCCCCAGGTCGGCGTGTCCTTCGGCTATATGAATCTGCCGTCCGTAGGGACGACAGCGGTGTACACGCCGAAGAATCAGACGCTGCTTACGGGAAAGGCCGGACTCATGGCTGGAAAAACCTATCGCATTCGCGGCAATGAGGGGCTGGCCTACGGCCGGTTCGAAGTGCAGCGCGATTTTACCGGCCCCCTGTACGGAGAAGGGAAGAATGTGCAGAGCGGCGATTCGGCTTCCGTGTCGCTGGGGTCGGGGCCGTCATCTTGGTACAATATGACTGTCGGCACGTCTTTCACCATGGGCCAGGGCAATACGATTTGGGGCGAGCTGACGCGGCGCTTCGGCCCTGATATGAAACAGACGTGGAGCGTAACCGGAGGTCTGGTCCTGCGCTGGGGCGGCGCAAAAAAGGAAGACCGGGAAGAGTTCAAAAAGCTCAAAGAGGACGAACGTTCCTTAAAACACGATAAGGACGCAAATAAAGAAGCAAAAAAATAA